From Haloglomus litoreum, the proteins below share one genomic window:
- a CDS encoding winged helix-turn-helix transcriptional regulator codes for MTENTTATDGPPELPEDARCYCPLGGVMDLLSRRYAMEVVCVVGALEPVRYGEIEQSFGEVSSSTLSTRLDDLTGAGLLDREQYDEIPPRVEYRLTAEGRELQRLLEPLLEWAQEREGEA; via the coding sequence ATGACGGAGAACACCACCGCGACCGATGGGCCGCCCGAACTGCCCGAGGACGCCCGCTGCTACTGCCCGCTCGGGGGCGTGATGGACCTCCTGAGCCGGAGATACGCCATGGAGGTGGTCTGCGTGGTCGGGGCGCTCGAACCGGTCCGGTACGGGGAGATCGAGCAGTCGTTCGGTGAGGTCAGCAGTTCCACGCTGTCGACCCGCCTCGACGACCTGACCGGGGCCGGCCTCCTCGACCGTGAGCAGTACGACGAGATCCCCCCGCGCGTCGAGTACCGGCTCACGGCGGAGGGGCGGGAGCTACAGCGGCTCCTGGAGCCGCTGCTGGAGTGGGCGCAGGAGCGGGAGGGGGAGGCCTGA
- a CDS encoding thiolase C-terminal domain-containing protein translates to MARASVVGAGMTKFGVHDTPLQELFGEAAFEAFDDAGVGPDEVEALYFGNAMGGQTENVTHLGPQCASHVGLAGKPVQRFEDACATSANAFKNAVEAVESGRHDVVLAGGVERCTPETGKDTDEMTRIFASASHRQYEQPTGLTFPGVFALLTKRHMHEHGTTEEQLAHVAVKNHGHGSLNPKAHFGKETTVEEALDGPIVADPFRLMDCCPFSDGASAVVVVSDDLADSFDRPVDVTGVGHATDIVPLADKETPHVTKAARDAASEAYEQAGVSADDVDFAEVHDCFTGAEVLASEAVGLVEDGQGGVAAAEGRTRRDGDIPINASGGLKAKGHPIGATGVAQIVELAEQVRGEAGEHQLDGVSRGVAHNLGGDAATTVVSVMEARA, encoded by the coding sequence ATGGCACGAGCAAGCGTAGTCGGCGCCGGCATGACCAAGTTCGGCGTCCACGACACGCCGTTGCAGGAACTGTTCGGCGAGGCGGCCTTCGAGGCGTTCGACGACGCCGGGGTCGGCCCTGACGAGGTCGAGGCGCTCTACTTCGGGAACGCGATGGGGGGCCAGACGGAGAACGTCACGCACCTGGGACCGCAGTGTGCGAGCCACGTGGGGCTGGCGGGCAAGCCCGTCCAGCGGTTCGAGGACGCGTGCGCCACCTCCGCGAACGCGTTCAAGAACGCCGTCGAGGCGGTCGAATCGGGTCGGCACGACGTGGTGCTGGCGGGTGGCGTCGAGCGATGTACGCCGGAGACCGGCAAGGACACCGACGAGATGACGCGTATCTTCGCGTCGGCCTCGCACCGCCAGTACGAACAGCCCACGGGCCTGACGTTCCCCGGCGTGTTCGCGCTCCTGACGAAGCGACATATGCACGAGCACGGGACGACCGAGGAGCAGCTCGCCCACGTCGCGGTCAAGAACCACGGCCACGGGTCGCTCAACCCGAAGGCTCACTTCGGGAAGGAGACGACCGTCGAGGAGGCCCTCGACGGCCCCATCGTCGCGGACCCGTTCCGGCTGATGGACTGCTGTCCGTTCTCGGACGGCGCGAGCGCGGTCGTCGTCGTCAGCGACGACCTCGCGGACTCGTTCGATCGGCCCGTCGACGTGACCGGCGTCGGCCACGCCACGGACATCGTCCCGCTGGCTGACAAGGAGACGCCCCACGTCACGAAGGCGGCGCGCGACGCGGCCTCGGAAGCGTACGAGCAGGCGGGCGTCTCGGCCGACGACGTTGACTTCGCGGAGGTCCACGACTGCTTCACGGGTGCCGAGGTGCTCGCGAGCGAGGCGGTCGGCCTCGTCGAGGACGGCCAGGGCGGCGTCGCCGCGGCCGAGGGTCGCACCCGGCGCGACGGCGACATCCCCATCAACGCCTCGGGCGGCCTGAAGGCGAAGGGCCACCCCATCGGGGCGACCGGGGTCGCCCAGATCGTCGAGCTGGCCGAGCAGGTCCGCGGCGAGGCCGGCGAGCACCAGCTCGACGGCGTCTCCCGTGGCGTGGCGCACAACCTCGGCGGCGACGCCGCGACGACCGTCGTCTCGGTCATGGAGGCCCGGGCATGA
- a CDS encoding Zn-ribbon domain-containing OB-fold protein: protein MSAQDTEDVERPATLGYHDWAAAVREGRLLGQACEECGHVSGVPSGACQECGARDLTTVELPTEGTVYSETTINVPPEQFEERGYQVAVVDLGDARGMVRIEGDHVDIGDEVALSGVIDTDDDHPAPTFEPAE, encoded by the coding sequence ATGAGCGCACAGGACACCGAGGACGTCGAACGCCCGGCGACGCTGGGCTACCACGACTGGGCCGCGGCCGTCCGCGAGGGGCGGCTCCTGGGCCAGGCGTGCGAGGAGTGCGGCCACGTGAGCGGCGTCCCGAGCGGCGCCTGCCAGGAGTGCGGTGCCCGCGACCTGACGACCGTCGAACTCCCGACCGAGGGGACCGTCTACTCGGAGACGACCATCAACGTCCCGCCGGAGCAGTTCGAGGAGCGCGGCTACCAGGTGGCGGTCGTCGACCTGGGTGACGCACGGGGGATGGTCCGCATCGAGGGCGACCACGTCGACATCGGTGACGAGGTGGCGCTCTCGGGGGTCATCGACACGGACGACGACCACCCGGCGCCGACCTTCGAGCCCGCCGAGTAG
- a CDS encoding FAD-dependent oxidoreductase yields the protein MTTVGIVGGGAAGLSAALFTAKNGLETHVFDTDGTWLHKAHLFNYLGIESEDGTEFLESARDQVDGFGVERHQGTEVTGVEATDDGFTLSTEDGDHDVDYVVLATGTKRGLAEDLGLDFDGDVVDVDVTMETSHADVYATGAMVREEEWQAIISAGDGAAAALNILSKEKGEHFHDFDTPADAE from the coding sequence ATGACGACCGTAGGAATCGTCGGCGGCGGTGCCGCCGGCCTGAGTGCTGCACTATTCACGGCCAAGAACGGACTCGAGACGCACGTCTTTGACACGGACGGGACCTGGCTGCACAAGGCCCACCTGTTCAACTACCTCGGCATCGAGTCCGAGGACGGGACCGAGTTCCTGGAGTCGGCCCGGGACCAGGTCGACGGGTTCGGCGTCGAGCGGCACCAGGGGACGGAGGTCACCGGTGTCGAGGCGACCGACGACGGGTTCACGCTCTCGACCGAGGACGGCGACCACGACGTCGACTACGTGGTGCTGGCGACCGGGACGAAGCGCGGCCTCGCCGAGGACCTCGGGCTCGACTTCGACGGCGACGTGGTCGACGTGGACGTGACGATGGAGACGAGCCACGCGGACGTGTACGCCACGGGGGCGATGGTCCGCGAGGAGGAGTGGCAGGCGATCATCTCGGCCGGCGACGGCGCCGCCGCCGCACTCAACATCCTCTCGAAGGAGAAGGGCGAGCACTTCCACGACTTCGACACGCCCGCCGACGCGGAGTAG
- a CDS encoding penicillin acylase family protein, producing MVSDLGGAVASVLALALLVSAAVGGGSFVTLSAPASGEAWGSSYGANGGSLASSAADLGGPRQVENPYGEATVRFDSDGVPHISASNERALAFAVGYVQARDRLFQMDLQRRLMEGNLSAAFGARAVESDRFHRQMGFDAAANASWRRIQDTETGEGVRAYTAGVNRYIDTREPSFEFRANGYEPTRWTPQDTLIVGKLIAWQLTGDFRDLEGRSIRRAFPDRREAVAELYPDQLAHDDAIVDGSVGGQRNDLGEPRPDLVEGVDTGGMQGLYEELRPYQSSPGLGSNSWVVGGQYTEDGSPIVANDPHLGLNVPPVWYEQHLRVRGEGGADAMDVRGVAFPGVPTVVIGANDDIAWGFTNVGADQVDLYRYERPSPTTYRYQGEVREFETHNETIPVMDGRDRTVRIRRTVHGPFLTRQTAGGEVGVAVSWVGLGDTRESQAIFRLNKAESLDEVREVMRRFDSPTQNFVAADIRDGGTYFRITGRYPVRTVNGRSVEGDRVFNGTAARMEWPGFEPYGRTNWTAFHDYDEVPEVRNPGYLATANQRTMDDPPFYIAHSPRYADPYRGERIYELLEQRAESDRPITPAYMRRVQQDVRSEAAEDFVPIIQDSTGRMDASTRAAADEFDGWDYNMTADSRPALLYALWLDHYRNATFGDEFRSRGLDESYFPKDYTLSQLPPSSRWFDDVRTDRRERRADIAARALRQAVAEAEREGWETYGDYNRLDQDHPFPLAFLDYPEREMDGSPYTVNNFRSQRSTQAGSSWRMVVTEGESFGIIPGGQSANPFSPHYHSQLDEWATGGYKPMPREPSGDRELVFVRGDGADQGGDGS from the coding sequence ATGGTATCCGATCTCGGGGGAGCGGTCGCCTCGGTTCTCGCGCTCGCCCTGCTGGTCTCCGCGGCGGTCGGTGGCGGCTCGTTCGTCACGCTGTCGGCCCCGGCGTCGGGCGAGGCGTGGGGGTCCTCCTACGGCGCGAACGGCGGCTCGCTCGCCTCGTCGGCCGCCGACCTCGGCGGCCCGCGGCAGGTGGAGAACCCGTACGGCGAGGCGACGGTCCGGTTCGACTCGGACGGCGTCCCGCACATCTCGGCCTCGAACGAGCGGGCGCTCGCGTTCGCGGTGGGCTACGTGCAGGCGCGCGACCGACTGTTCCAGATGGACCTCCAGCGCCGGCTGATGGAGGGGAACCTCTCGGCGGCGTTCGGCGCTCGGGCGGTCGAGTCCGACCGGTTCCACCGCCAGATGGGCTTCGACGCAGCCGCGAACGCCTCCTGGCGGCGCATCCAGGACACCGAGACCGGCGAGGGCGTCCGGGCCTACACCGCCGGCGTCAACCGCTACATCGATACCCGGGAGCCGTCGTTCGAGTTCCGGGCGAACGGCTACGAGCCCACGCGCTGGACCCCACAGGACACCCTCATCGTCGGGAAGCTCATCGCCTGGCAGCTCACCGGCGACTTCCGTGACCTGGAGGGGCGCAGCATCCGCCGGGCGTTCCCCGACCGTCGCGAGGCGGTCGCCGAGCTGTACCCGGACCAGCTCGCCCACGACGACGCCATCGTCGACGGATCGGTGGGCGGCCAGCGCAACGACCTCGGCGAGCCGCGTCCGGACCTCGTCGAGGGCGTCGACACGGGTGGGATGCAGGGGCTCTACGAGGAGCTCCGGCCGTACCAGTCCTCGCCGGGACTGGGGTCGAACTCCTGGGTCGTCGGCGGGCAGTACACCGAGGACGGGAGTCCCATCGTCGCCAACGACCCGCACCTCGGGCTGAACGTCCCGCCCGTCTGGTACGAACAGCACCTCCGCGTGCGTGGCGAGGGCGGCGCGGACGCGATGGACGTTCGCGGCGTGGCGTTCCCCGGCGTCCCGACGGTCGTCATCGGGGCCAACGACGACATCGCGTGGGGCTTCACCAACGTCGGGGCCGACCAGGTCGACCTCTACCGCTACGAGCGCCCCTCCCCGACCACGTACCGCTACCAGGGCGAGGTCCGCGAGTTCGAGACCCACAACGAGACCATCCCCGTCATGGACGGGCGCGACCGGACCGTGCGCATCCGCCGGACGGTCCACGGGCCCTTCCTCACCAGACAGACGGCCGGAGGCGAGGTCGGTGTGGCCGTCTCGTGGGTCGGGCTCGGTGACACCCGGGAGTCCCAGGCCATCTTCCGCCTGAACAAGGCCGAGAGCCTCGACGAGGTCCGGGAGGTGATGCGGCGGTTCGACTCGCCGACCCAGAACTTCGTCGCGGCCGACATCCGTGACGGCGGGACGTACTTCCGCATCACCGGGCGCTACCCGGTCCGGACCGTGAACGGGCGGAGCGTCGAGGGCGACCGGGTCTTCAACGGCACCGCTGCGCGGATGGAGTGGCCCGGCTTCGAGCCGTACGGCCGGACGAACTGGACGGCGTTCCACGATTACGACGAGGTGCCGGAGGTGCGGAACCCGGGCTACCTCGCGACCGCGAACCAGCGGACCATGGACGACCCGCCGTTCTACATCGCCCACAGCCCGCGCTACGCGGACCCGTACCGCGGCGAGCGCATCTACGAACTGCTGGAGCAGCGCGCCGAATCCGACCGGCCCATCACGCCGGCGTACATGCGGCGGGTCCAGCAGGACGTCCGCAGCGAGGCCGCCGAGGACTTCGTGCCCATCATCCAGGACTCCACCGGACGGATGGACGCCAGCACCCGCGCCGCAGCCGATGAATTCGACGGCTGGGACTACAACATGACCGCGGACTCGCGCCCGGCGCTGCTGTACGCGCTCTGGCTCGACCACTACCGGAACGCCACCTTCGGTGACGAGTTCCGCTCGCGTGGGCTCGACGAGTCGTACTTCCCGAAGGACTACACGCTGAGCCAGCTCCCGCCTAGCTCGCGCTGGTTCGACGACGTCCGAACGGACCGGCGCGAGCGTCGTGCCGACATCGCCGCCCGGGCGCTCCGGCAGGCCGTCGCCGAGGCCGAGCGCGAGGGCTGGGAGACCTACGGCGACTACAACCGACTCGACCAGGACCACCCGTTCCCGCTCGCGTTCCTGGACTACCCCGAACGCGAGATGGACGGTTCGCCGTACACGGTCAACAACTTCCGCTCGCAGCGGTCGACGCAGGCGGGCTCCTCGTGGCGGATGGTCGTCACCGAGGGCGAGTCGTTCGGAATCATCCCCGGCGGCCAGTCGGCCAACCCGTTCTCACCGCACTACCACAGCCAGCTGGACGAGTGGGCGACGGGCGGGTACAAGCCGATGCCGCGCGAGCCCTCGGGCGACCGGGAGCTCGTCTTCGTCCGGGGCGACGGCGCCGACCAGGGAGGTGATGGCTCGTGA
- a CDS encoding HAD-IIA family hydrolase, with translation MNFEGVVLDLDGTVYRGGEPTPGAPEVIGRLRERGCQLLFCSNNPTKGRAAYVDRLAGMGIEATVDEVLSAGTVTTQYLREHHGEDLLYVIGSSGLREQFADADLRTTNDPEAGEVLVVSFYRGFDYDTLTEAYYAGRDGVPFVGSDPDVVIPTEEGMVPGSGAIIGAVAGILERDPDHVLGKPSPEAVEMATDALGVPPNRCLMVGDRLDTDIAFGERAGMTTALVRTGVNDDADVAESDVTPDHVLDSIADVERLFD, from the coding sequence ATGAACTTCGAGGGTGTCGTCCTCGACCTCGACGGAACGGTCTACCGCGGCGGCGAACCGACACCGGGCGCGCCGGAGGTCATCGGTCGGCTCCGCGAGCGGGGCTGCCAGCTCCTCTTCTGCTCGAACAATCCGACGAAGGGCCGCGCGGCGTACGTCGACCGGCTCGCCGGCATGGGCATCGAGGCCACCGTCGACGAGGTGCTGTCGGCCGGTACCGTCACCACGCAGTACCTCCGGGAGCACCACGGCGAGGACCTGCTGTACGTCATCGGTTCGTCGGGGCTCCGCGAGCAGTTCGCCGACGCCGACCTCCGGACGACCAACGATCCGGAGGCCGGCGAGGTGTTGGTCGTCTCGTTCTACCGCGGGTTCGATTACGACACCCTGACCGAGGCCTACTACGCGGGCCGGGACGGCGTCCCGTTCGTCGGGAGTGACCCGGACGTGGTCATCCCCACCGAGGAGGGCATGGTCCCGGGCTCGGGGGCCATCATCGGGGCGGTCGCGGGCATCCTCGAACGCGACCCCGACCACGTGCTGGGCAAGCCCTCCCCCGAGGCCGTCGAGATGGCGACCGACGCGCTGGGCGTCCCGCCGAACCGCTGTCTGATGGTCGGCGACCGCCTCGACACCGACATCGCGTTCGGCGAGCGCGCCGGGATGACGACGGCGCTCGTCCGCACCGGCGTCAACGACGACGCCGACGTGGCCGAGAGCGACGTGACGCCGGACCACGTGCTGGACTCCATCGCCGACGTGGAGCGGCTGTTCGACTGA
- a CDS encoding mechanosensitive ion channel family protein produces MFAQLQPPGGFPDPLAPYSQFLSELLAFLVAVALVYALGRLLVVPFVLRVVRGRNRNNPTLVTATETYVQVLLIGIALLAGLVAAGQLRFLLGTDSAIIIGALAFAFSVAGQEVFGSLISGFFLVADPDFNVGDFISWSGGEGVVEAVDFRVTRIRTPDNETITVPNTELTTNALTRPFGRDNYRITERAFVSYAEDTEHALMELQQIAANFDRVVEEPAPNARIVDLGPDSITVRAELWVDEPARVEVADIRSDFRREVKLRFDEEDLTLAPAAGRELSGSVAVERPE; encoded by the coding sequence ATGTTCGCGCAGCTCCAGCCCCCGGGCGGGTTCCCGGACCCCCTCGCGCCGTACAGCCAGTTCCTCTCGGAACTCCTCGCGTTCCTCGTCGCCGTGGCGCTCGTCTACGCGCTCGGCCGCCTGCTCGTCGTCCCGTTCGTCCTCCGGGTGGTCCGAGGACGTAACCGGAACAACCCCACGCTCGTCACGGCCACCGAGACCTACGTGCAGGTGCTGCTGATCGGCATCGCACTCCTGGCAGGGCTGGTGGCGGCCGGGCAGCTCCGGTTCCTGCTGGGGACCGACTCGGCCATCATCATCGGCGCGCTGGCGTTCGCCTTCAGCGTCGCCGGCCAGGAGGTGTTCGGCTCGCTCATCAGCGGCTTCTTCCTGGTCGCGGACCCCGACTTCAACGTCGGGGACTTCATCTCCTGGTCGGGCGGCGAGGGTGTCGTCGAGGCCGTCGACTTCCGAGTCACCCGCATCCGGACACCCGACAACGAGACCATCACCGTCCCGAACACGGAGTTGACGACGAACGCGCTCACCCGGCCGTTCGGTCGCGACAACTACCGCATCACCGAGCGGGCGTTCGTCTCGTACGCGGAGGACACGGAGCACGCGCTGATGGAGCTCCAGCAGATCGCCGCCAACTTCGACCGCGTGGTCGAGGAGCCCGCGCCGAACGCTCGCATCGTCGACCTCGGCCCGGACAGCATCACCGTCCGGGCCGAGCTGTGGGTCGACGAACCGGCCCGTGTGGAAGTGGCCGACATCCGCTCCGACTTCCGGCGGGAGGTGAAGCTTCGGTTCGACGAGGAGGACCTCACGCTCGCGCCCGCCGCCGGACGCGAGCTCTCCGGATCGGTCGCCGTCGAGCGGCCGGAGTGA
- a CDS encoding aminoglycoside N(3)-acetyltransferase, with the protein MGEQAALERVAEPVTVDSLVAELRDLGVEAGETLLVHSSLSALGWVAGDAQAVVDALRRAVTEEGTLVMPTHTPQYTDPADWSNPPVPDDWIETIRRERPAYHPRRTPTRGMGAIPECFRAYPDVRRSAHPIFSFAAWGAGAAAVVGDHGFAYGMGEGSPLARVYERDGDVLLLGVGHDVNTSLHLAEYRADIGAAGVTREAPVLRDGERVVETFEDIETSTGDFATVGGAFEDQRPEAVTRDTVGAAGARLVDQPSLVDFAVDWFERHRTGDGGN; encoded by the coding sequence ATGGGAGAGCAGGCGGCCCTCGAACGCGTCGCGGAGCCGGTCACGGTCGATTCGCTCGTGGCGGAGCTTCGCGACCTGGGTGTCGAGGCCGGTGAGACGCTGCTGGTCCACTCCTCGCTGAGCGCGCTGGGGTGGGTCGCCGGGGACGCACAGGCCGTCGTCGACGCCCTCCGCCGGGCGGTCACCGAGGAGGGAACGCTGGTGATGCCGACCCACACGCCACAGTACACCGACCCCGCCGACTGGTCGAATCCCCCGGTACCGGACGACTGGATCGAGACCATCCGCCGCGAGCGACCGGCCTACCACCCCCGGCGGACCCCGACGCGCGGGATGGGCGCCATCCCGGAGTGCTTCCGTGCGTACCCCGACGTCCGCAGGAGTGCCCACCCCATCTTCTCGTTCGCCGCCTGGGGGGCAGGCGCCGCGGCCGTCGTCGGCGACCACGGGTTCGCGTACGGCATGGGCGAGGGGTCGCCACTCGCCCGGGTCTACGAGCGCGACGGGGACGTGCTCCTGCTCGGGGTGGGCCACGACGTGAACACGTCGCTCCACCTCGCGGAGTACCGCGCCGACATCGGCGCGGCCGGGGTGACCCGCGAGGCTCCGGTCCTGCGCGACGGCGAGCGCGTGGTCGAGACCTTCGAGGACATCGAGACCTCCACAGGGGACTTCGCCACCGTCGGCGGGGCCTTCGAGGACCAGCGGCCCGAGGCGGTCACCCGGGACACGGTGGGGGCGGCCGGCGCGCGACTGGTCGACCAGCCGTCGCTCGTCGACTTCGCGGTGGACTGGTTCGAGCGGCACCGAACGGGCGACGGCGGGAACTGA
- a CDS encoding class I SAM-dependent methyltransferase, whose protein sequence is MTSDWDAGRYDSDQSFVAAYGTPLVDLLDPAPGERVLDLGCGTGDLTATLAERVGAGGRAVGVDRSASMVARARARHDDPRFVRGDLRSLPVTGADGALSNAALHWVPASDQDRTLAAVARALRPGGRFVAELGGTGNVAGVVRAANLARREHGHDPVDPWYFPSVGEYTPRLERAGFEVHRASLFDRPTELDGADGLSSWLAQFGDPLFGDLPDRETVAAATADRLRDERFDGEAWTLDYRRLRLVAVRE, encoded by the coding sequence GTGACCAGCGACTGGGACGCCGGCCGGTACGACAGCGATCAATCGTTCGTGGCGGCATACGGGACGCCGCTCGTCGACCTGCTGGACCCCGCACCCGGGGAGCGCGTCCTCGACCTCGGCTGTGGCACGGGCGACCTGACCGCGACGCTGGCCGAGCGGGTCGGCGCCGGGGGCCGGGCTGTCGGCGTGGACCGCTCGGCGTCGATGGTGGCCCGGGCACGTGCCCGCCACGACGACCCGCGGTTCGTCCGCGGGGACCTCCGCTCGCTCCCGGTGACCGGGGCCGACGGCGCGCTCTCGAACGCGGCCCTGCACTGGGTCCCGGCGTCCGACCAGGACCGTACCCTCGCAGCGGTCGCCCGCGCGCTCCGCCCGGGCGGGCGGTTCGTCGCCGAGCTCGGCGGCACGGGCAACGTCGCGGGCGTCGTCCGGGCCGCCAACCTGGCCCGGCGCGAGCACGGCCACGACCCCGTCGACCCCTGGTACTTCCCGTCGGTCGGCGAGTACACGCCCCGTCTGGAGCGGGCCGGGTTCGAGGTCCACCGTGCGTCGCTGTTCGACCGGCCGACCGAGCTGGACGGCGCGGACGGGCTCTCGTCGTGGCTCGCCCAGTTCGGCGACCCGCTGTTCGGGGACCTGCCGGACCGCGAGACGGTCGCGGCGGCCACCGCCGACCGACTCCGGGACGAGCGGTTCGACGGCGAGGCGTGGACGCTGGACTACCGCCGACTCCGGCTGGTGGCGGTACGGGAGTGA
- the hisH gene encoding imidazole glycerol phosphate synthase subunit HisH, which translates to MQVTIIDYGVGNLRSLQRGLERADATVTISDDPDEIAASDALVLPGVGAFGECVRNLEPFADVVVDAAEDTPVLGICVGFQLMFTESTEGAPEGETIDGLDLIPGRVERLPSDEVKVPHMGWNELTIERDHPIVDGIDDGDYAYFVHSYGSEVADHTVASCDYGFDFAAVAATEAGNVMGTQFHPEKSGDTGLRILKNFVNFAENWNDAQVTAD; encoded by the coding sequence GTGCAGGTCACCATCATCGACTACGGGGTCGGCAACCTGCGGAGCCTCCAGCGCGGCCTGGAGCGGGCCGACGCGACGGTGACGATCTCGGACGACCCGGACGAGATCGCCGCCAGCGACGCCCTCGTCCTCCCGGGCGTCGGCGCGTTCGGCGAGTGCGTCCGCAACCTGGAGCCGTTCGCCGACGTGGTCGTCGACGCCGCCGAGGACACGCCGGTTCTCGGCATCTGCGTCGGCTTCCAGCTCATGTTCACGGAGTCCACGGAGGGCGCGCCCGAGGGCGAGACCATCGACGGGCTCGACCTCATCCCCGGGCGCGTCGAGCGCCTCCCCAGCGACGAGGTGAAGGTCCCCCACATGGGGTGGAACGAACTCACCATCGAGCGCGACCACCCCATCGTCGACGGAATCGACGACGGCGACTACGCCTACTTCGTCCACTCGTACGGCTCGGAGGTCGCCGACCACACCGTCGCCTCCTGTGACTACGGTTTCGACTTCGCCGCGGTCGCCGCCACCGAGGCGGGCAACGTCATGGGGACGCAGTTCCACCCCGAGAAGTCCGGCGACACCGGGCTGCGGATCCTGAAGAACTTCGTGAACTTCGCCGAGAACTGGAACGACGCGCAGGTCACCGCCGACTGA
- the merB gene encoding organomercurial lyase, whose amino-acid sequence MSDQTTACCDQCGTEPTNTDTANAEGAAPTDASTAERDARWLDGDAVLTGPIPADLAATATGFYDAGPVETLGDFADVTRAAAGGTVDVTDLCHVDGETPHRATTGSGTYHFQCFYDGIALARLRSEAVDLRTESPSGQAIEMHVASDGTVDVTPSTAVMSFGIAPDAAATEGGPTPEDVYGAVCPWVKAFPSRDAYEGWAEATDAPTVGLPLTEGTPIAAALVAGE is encoded by the coding sequence ATGTCGGACCAGACAACTGCCTGTTGCGACCAGTGTGGTACCGAGCCGACGAACACCGATACGGCGAACGCGGAGGGGGCGGCACCCACGGACGCGTCGACGGCGGAGCGCGACGCGCGCTGGCTCGACGGGGACGCCGTCCTGACCGGGCCGATTCCGGCGGACCTGGCCGCGACGGCGACGGGGTTCTACGACGCGGGGCCGGTCGAGACCCTCGGCGACTTCGCCGACGTGACGCGCGCGGCGGCCGGCGGCACGGTCGATGTCACCGACCTCTGCCACGTGGACGGCGAGACGCCCCATCGCGCCACCACCGGGAGCGGGACCTACCACTTCCAGTGCTTCTACGACGGTATCGCGCTGGCGCGGCTCCGCTCCGAGGCCGTCGACCTGCGGACGGAGAGCCCATCCGGGCAGGCCATCGAGATGCACGTGGCCAGCGATGGGACGGTCGACGTGACGCCCTCGACGGCCGTGATGTCGTTCGGTATCGCGCCCGATGCGGCCGCCACGGAGGGTGGCCCCACACCCGAGGACGTGTACGGGGCGGTCTGCCCGTGGGTGAAGGCCTTCCCGTCGCGGGACGCGTACGAGGGCTGGGCCGAGGCAACGGACGCGCCGACCGTCGGCCTCCCGCTGACCGAGGGGACGCCCATCGCGGCGGCGCTGGTCGCCGGGGAGTGA
- a CDS encoding CDGSH iron-sulfur domain-containing protein, with product MAREVEHDADGPYVLTTGDIDPDHGDIAVCRCGLSPEFPFCDGSHRATLDEDPDTVYRYPEGPGGERRIITGTGDRDGGDGTDWATTEGEVVAIHEERGPRIVDTEELADAGGRLELALSDLATEVVDDTGQDGCRTDDECGTDDG from the coding sequence ATGGCCCGCGAGGTCGAGCACGACGCCGACGGTCCGTACGTCCTCACGACCGGGGACATCGACCCGGACCACGGTGACATCGCCGTCTGCCGGTGTGGACTCTCCCCGGAGTTCCCGTTCTGCGACGGCTCGCATCGCGCGACGCTGGACGAGGACCCCGATACCGTCTACCGGTATCCCGAGGGCCCCGGTGGCGAACGCCGGATCATCACCGGCACCGGGGACCGGGACGGCGGCGACGGGACCGACTGGGCGACGACCGAGGGGGAGGTCGTGGCCATCCACGAGGAACGCGGGCCCCGCATCGTCGACACGGAGGAACTCGCGGACGCGGGGGGCCGGCTGGAACTCGCGCTGTCGGACCTGGCGACCGAGGTGGTCGACGACACGGGTCAGGACGGGTGCAGGACGGACGACGAGTGCGGGACGGACGACGGGTGA